In the Aptenodytes patagonicus chromosome 5, bAptPat1.pri.cur, whole genome shotgun sequence genome, gctctctctcccctgcctGGGACACTGACTCGCGCAGGGCCCGGCCCGGTCTGCGCCACCATGTAGCCTGATAGACAAACCGGCGCACCAATCAAAAGCTGCCTTCCTACGTCTCCAGCCAATGAGCGAGCGGTGCCTGGTGAAGAGAGGGCTGCTGCCGGGCGCACCCCTCGAGCGGGGCTCTCCTCACCTGAGCCCCGGtggcggcgccccccgcccgctgGTCACACGCAGGCGCCTCCTTTCCCGCCCGCCGGGGTTTCTGTCACCCCCTGGGCCCTCCCTTCCTCGCCTCCCTCAGGCGAAGAGTTGTAGCCGCTGGGCAGCGTCGTCTGCTGGGGAGAACCGAGGGGGAGCAAGATCTGGGGGAAGCCGCTTGCGAACAGAAAGGGACGAGACGCACCCCGATCGCGTGAAGCTCTCCTAACGCGCTGGTTCGAGCTATGGGCTCTCGCTCTTCCTGGGAAGTCATCTAGCAATGAAGAGTTTCACGTATGCTTCTAAGGCTGTCGTAAAACTACACAAAATTACTTGTAgcttgatgttttaaaaaaagtgaaaggtTGGCTTTCTGGTGGTTCATTTGCAAAAGCTGAATTAGCTTGTAGTCTGCAATTAACTTACTGCCAAAGAAATAGAAGCATTAAAAGGGTTAGAAATGCCTTTCTTCTACCACCCTCCCCTTTCGAAAGACAGAGCAGACGGTCCATCTCATTTTTACAATTATACAAGCAAAACGTTGCAAAGGAGAGGTAccctgaggaggaaaaaaaggatgctattcttccccaaaacaaaaaaaaacccacccttgaAACACCTTAAAAAGTCATTGTAATACAAAGCAATATGCAGCCCTGAGGTCCACATTATTATCACTATGTTTTCCTAACACTTTAAATAACTACTGTAATTACCAGTTCATATAATTAACTCGTGTGTCTGCAGATGAGGCTAAACACGAGTGTGAAAACACTTTTGACTCATCAATTTTTAATCTAGTGTCATAAGCACTGGATAATCTTTAAAGCCTTACAAATGTGTTGAAGTACTACAGAAAATACTTCTCTCGTGCAATTGTTTTGTAGttgcttgtttatttttggtATTGGTTCTAATAATTTGTACCTGTGTTCTTacatcccttttttcctttttttcatagcTCCAGAACTAATATTCCTAAATGAGACTCTCTTTGGGCCTGGTCCTGTGAACTTAGGTAAGAAAACTCATTCTCAGCAGTAAGTACTATTCTATACAAAATGCTTGCAAGGCTGAGACCGTAGTCTTCcgtaaaagcaaattaaataaagGTTGTTGGAGGGTACTTGCTTTTCATGGAAATCAATGTGTTTATCTTTACCTATCTTGTTCTATGAGACTTTCACTTGTATTTAACCCTTAACTaaatcaaaatttcattttttatttacaagCAATTCTCTAAGGGGTAACATATCCTGTGTAAGAGAAGAGATATCAATGTATTTTCTCTAGGACCATAGCTTTTTAACACCCTTTTTTACTCAAACTTTCATTACAGTTCAATGTTACATACATTTCTAAGTCTGCGCTGCACTCTACTCGAGGGGAGTTTGTATGAACATACTCAAATTAGCTTTAACTAAGGTATCTTGGGCAACAGAAGCAAAGATGGAGCCGTGTAACAGGCTAGCTAGCCAGTACCTAGAATCCCTAGATACAGTTTGTGTTAAAGCCTATTATTTGTAAATCCATCTACCTAGGCTGGTGAATCTAGGAGGCAAACATGACTAGAAACTGAAGCCCCACTGCCAAATGTTGTTTGTATACCACTTACATACCTTTTCCAAAATTACAACTACTGTTTTGGTTGCATGCAAGTTCTCATTTGTGGCAATTAGCTAGAGCCTTTGTAAGCatagaaaatacttaaaattttctcttcttccctgtaaaaatatgtacaaaataacctccattttttttcagttccagtATTGTGTCCCACAGCTTTTAGTATGATTATCTAATGAATTTCACCTTGTAAAATGCTAGCTTTAAGAATGTTTTCACTTCATAgaattttattataataaattcCAATTACTATTTTTAACATTTGATGATATCAAATATCAAGGCTACAGTGACATCTTGtggcattttttttaactgtaggtAAAGAAGCAATTTTCTTGTAGTCCTGTTGCATCATTTTAAGACTATATCCTGATTTTTTCaacaatgattttttaaatacatcttttagatacaatttttaaaatcctgtgttGCATAAACATTAATTTCTACAAAACATTCAGAGGTAGTGATGAATCTGTTTAGACtccaaaatatttccaaatgacatCTAGATAATCTTAGAAGAAATCATCACGTGCatattaatttgttaaaaatataaattctcaGGAATATATTTCACATTGAAGAATCTTAAGGCACTTTTATAACCATCAAGGGATAAAAAGTTACcagcctttaaaaataagcaaacaaaacccttttGATTTCTAAGCACAATGAATTATGGCTAGAGCTGAAGTCTTATCTTTGAATTTTCTTTGCTATCTAAGCCTAACTGCTTAACGCTGTGTtttttgatggcttttttttcctcatgagtGCGCCTTACATGTATGTGccaacaaatacacatttttttaaaaaatgaaatcttggTGCTGCTCATCTGTATGCAAACTGTGAGCTTACTTTAGACATCTAACACTGAAAAACTTGGTgaataatctgaaaataaatacattgtgaATCTGTTTTATGTACTTTATTTGACAATGGTACAAATTAAATTTACCAGTATAATAAAAGCTTGTTCTATTCATTTTTTCACTGatacagaagaacaaaaaaaaacaaacaaccaaacccaacccaaaacaactCCTCCCCCCCAACAAAGAACCCAATGCTAAGATTTGGCTGAGTTGACAGTTCATTTCACATTATAAAAGGCAAACAACATCTGTGAGTCTTCACAATTCTAGTCGATACTGCAGAGAACAGAAATTACAGAAGACCAGTAAGTAAATGAAATGCAGTAAACTACCACTAGGAAAGTTGCATTTCTGGAACGATCATAGACCTCTTTGTATACTACTTATCACTACAGCACAATAATTAAAAGCTACTTTTCACTATTACAACAAAATTAAGCAGACTTTACATTGCCATTTTAAGATTTTGCCCTTTAAATCTTGCAAAAGTACTAGGAAGACTTCACTGAACAGAAACCAAATCCTTTAACACTGACAGAACGGGATAAAAGAATCCTCCGTTCCCCCAAAGAAACCCAAAGACTCACACCCAGAATCAGCCCTGCTGTAAAGAACTTGTCACATTTTTCAACCACTTTTTGTTCAACTAACTTATTacaaaaaatggtaaaattatACACCATTTGTGCAGATGCAATTTGTGTACTAGGTGTTAGCTGTTATTGATTGCCCATAGATACCTTTGAACTGATACTGAGAATCAATTAAAAGCTGATGCAGATGAAACTAAATCGACTTTGCATGCCAGATTTGATTCCTCTCTGTGATCCAGGAAAATCACTGTCTTTTGTTCTTTCCTCCGTACCACAAAAAAGTTCTGTAACTGCAATGGAAAAGGTTTGTCCTGTCTATGTTGACACGTTTCCAGAACTACAAAGTCCCAATCTAACAAAAGCTGTTAATAATAGCTCTGTTTCTTACTACAGATGAAGCCAGCGAATTCAGAGACCGATAATAGTCCAGCCCTGTCAAATATCACTGTaccttaaaatacttttttttataatgctttaCCCATTCGTTGCACATTTTAATTCTGTTGTCATAGCCACCAAAAAACAGAGATGAAAGGAACCAAAAAGCAAATACTCATTTGaaagaatagttaaaaaaaaccagtaaacCTGTAATACTACAAAATGTACACTCTGTAATAAATGTAGAACAGCTTGCTCTTATTAGGAATTGtaaataagacatttttaaaaagtgaggaTTTTCTTGGGCACATTTTTGTAACAATGTACAtgcaaaatatcaaaataaaactAAGTACTAAAGAGAGTATTAATAAGTAATATCCCATCCATTTCTTCTGGCTGCTTATATAAGTTTCATACATTCATGTTTCTTACGTTTCCAACTACTGGGTTTTACCTTTCAGCTGCTTGCAGTGTTTCAGCAACTCTAGGCAAattaataagaggaaaaaaagccacatcaGAGATCATTTTCCACTATCTCAGCAGTAGTAGATACTGTAGGCAATGGTTTTAGGACTATCTGAGATTAAGGTGAGGTACTCTTCTGGGTTGCTTTCATAGCAGCTTCAGGAACATCTCAGAATACAGAGTAGCTTATATACAAATTTCAAAGGGGTTTTGTACAGGAGTCTAGAAGCCCGGCCAACAGTTTGTTGTAGCCCTTCTACGGTTTCACTAGGAACTGGGTAGGaagaggtgaggagaggagggagaaggcaaGGAAGCATCTCAACATATAACTATCAAAAATATGCCTAGACCTCATATGACtagatacatatatttaaaaaaaaaaaatcaaaacataagCACTGAAGGGTAGGAGTGCATTTTTGTCTGCATGTTTCTGAAGAACTGGCCTAATTAACTGTAATAgcttttatgattattttatcACAGCTAAACATTAGTATATAATCTTTAAGTTTTCTCAAAATGTACCTTGGAGAACtagtaagaaaggaaaaaaaaaagacataaaaagccaaattaaaaaaattcagaggcTACAAACAAGGATGGCCAAGATGCAGTAATTACACCTTCTTCTCTCCTTGAACTCAGCACAATTCACTGAGTATTGTTTAACATCTAACCCCTTAAATTCATTggcttacattttatttttgtgattggCATAATTAGGAAAACCAAACTGAGCAATCatgatatttgaatattttaaaggcATGCCATCATAAATATTAACCAGTTTATTTACACAGTAAGATCTCTGTAACAAATGCTCTGCTCGGTGCCACATTCCAGAATAGCCACTGTTAGTGTCTTTTTCTAAATTTCTTATATCAACAGGCTTCACAAACACTCCTGAAGGCTTTCCAGTATGCTTGGCTACCAGAAAATTCATGGCAATATCATCACAATTTTGAGTTTCATCTATTAAGGCGTAAACAGCTTCTGGCTGTCTTTGAAAGTCTTCTAAATACCCACTATGAAAAAATGCTGCACCAATAAGAACCATAGAATACTGATCTCCGTTTCCAAATCCAGGGTTCTGCAATTCGAAGCTGCCATAACTGTATACACCTGAAGGAGTAGAAATGTGCTTTCTAGGAACAAATCCCACTATATGCTCTGGAAattgctgaaaggaaaaagaaattcaaaaaaTCACAATGAAGCCCACATTGTGATATGGGTTAAGTATTTTCATAAGACagatttatgctttttttaaatgagaggaGCACAAGATTATTGCCAGGAAAGAATGAAATTGTTGGCATGTGGTCCTTTGATCTGCATAAATGATGCaattaaatacagttttgcaaAACTGACACAATATGCCTCATTCCACATCACGTAGTGCCAAGAAACATCTATCCACAATTTGCAGCTGTATATTTGGCACTCAAAATAAGTTTACAGACAATTTCTCTTAGAGAGAAAACACCCACACACTTTTGTTTTGCAGCCTACTATCAATTTAAATAAATTCAGCAGTCAGCAACTTCAGTGTTCAAGTACAAGAGTTAAAAATTTTAAAGTTACAGATTACAGGTATAGCTACTAttgaagaatatttttgcaatttCTACTATTCAATGCTTCAATTCTTCTAAAATTTAGCTTTATAGCTAGAAAATCAATGGTAAAACATTATGATATAGTATTACTCTAATTAAAACCATTAATCTGAATTGTAACTCACAAATACTGCCTGCCAAGGTGCAAAACATTACCTgccaaacagaaaaggcaaaagcaagGTCATGAGCACTGACTAGTGTATCATCATCCATCATTAAAACagctgaagggagaaaaaaaaaaacagaaaaacttttaaCTTATCAAAAGATTAAATACACGAGCACAGTATGCAGCACAGCATTTGACAAGTTAGCTGTGAAACTTCTATAACCATTAAGCTGAATTGCAGAACTGAATAGTAACTCCTTGAAAGTAGATTGAGAAAACATATTTAGATTTCAAAGCTAAAGCAAGGTTGCAGCTTTGTGGTAACTGGAAGCAAACCTCAGTTTTAGATTATTTGCCAGGCTGTAACAAAACTCAGCAACCTTTGATCATCTGTAGTACAGCTGGACAGATACGCGTCGGAAAACTTGGAGTGTTTGGCAAAGCAACTTAAAATTCTACTAATCTTGTGTAAAAATAGAACTAAAATAAAGAGTTAGATACCATTCTTTAGTGTATGAGATTTATATGGGATTCTTAGTATAAAATTTTACCCGTCTCCTCACTACTTGCAAGTTCTAAATAAGCAAGCTTAATAAATTGCACAGGCAACATTCAATATTATTAACTACAGAAGGAAGAATCTTTGCCTTAAATTTTAGGCAAAAGACTATCAGGAAGTAGAAAAGGAAAGCTATTCTTAGATCAGAACTCCGGACACATTAAAGCTTCTTAAATTTATAGTCGGAATAAATCCTATTACAGTAAATAAAACACTTGGGAAGCTGAAATTGCTCATGCCTTCCTAGAAGTCATGGGTTTTGAGTAGCAAGGCATGTTAGGAAGGGGGCAGTAAATAGAATTACCTTTACTAATCATGAGTAAGGTCAGGTCTGTAATGCAACATATGGGGGTTTTTTCCACTTGAAACACACAGGGCTTATTGTTGTGCTTCTCCTGGAAAGAGCTTAGGAAGAATATTTAGATGAATAGCCAAAAGACTGGGGAAAACACTCTTAAAAAGGACGCATAATTTGAGATAGAAAGCCAGACAGCTAGGAAGGGAAGTTTCTCCAAAGACCAGAACGTGCTTGAGAACTTAGTCTTAAAATCAATGGATTAAATCAAGTCTTTACCAGATGGCTTAAGTCCAAATTAATGCAGAGACTGAACAAATACATGCACTATGAATTTCAGTTTACACTATAAAGGGAAGAGAGGCTGAACTACCTATGTTTGCCTGacaaaggaaacagagaacaCAGTTGCAAAAGCCCATGAACTGCATTTGacatccctctttttttccttactcttcaTTGACAACCTCTAGCCTGCTGATGGTGGTGGTGTGCATCTGATATCATAACATAGGTTTCTCCTGTATTATCCACATTCTATTAAGTGGCCCAACAGATCCATGGATTTATTACATAGTATAACTCAAACCATCTCTCTTTTAGTGTTAACTCAAACCATCTCTCTTTTAGCGTTcagattttaaatgtgaaaataatattAGTAGTAGCGATATGAACTGTTGATTACCTTTTGTTTCCAGCTCAGGGAAATTCTGGAGTCTGTTCCTCATGCGATTTACCGTTTGAACTTTAAAGACAACAGGGACAGGATGAGGCCCCAAGGAATTCCACATTTCCTCTGGTATCTTCTCACCAACGTTGTTCCACACGACGATTACTTTATGTAGATGGGGGATGGCTTGATAATGATTTAAAAGCTTTAGCAGTAAGTCAGTTCTATTATATGTCTGCATAATAAGAGTAAACGAATCCAAGGCAGACTGACTCTGGGTTTTTGGTTCCCTTCTCAAATTGGGCATTTTGTCATCTTTGATATTGGGAAGCAAAGCCGTTAAAGCACCCGCCACAAGAAGTAAGACAATGATCACCACAGAAGTGAAGTGTAGTAGGCGGATTCCCATAACTCTTCCTGGAAGCTTACAGAAGTGAAGATACCTTTAAAACAagtaacaggaaaggaaaagtcaTTAATCCCATGTATAGCTATCTCCTTTACTTGAGCAAAACTCCCACAATATTAAGTAGACTTTTGTTCAAGTAAATAAATGAGGAGGATTTTAGGACTTGGGCCAATTACTTTCAACTATCAAGCCAGGTACTTCTTGTACTCAGTTTCTATGTTTACTTGCTGGTCACTTTTTTTTGGttaactttgaatttccttgTTCTGTGAAAATGAATCTAGAGTAATTCTTTAACTCTAGATTGTTCCTCATCTCTTATTTTCTCAGTACTGCATTTTTGATTGAACATTTACATACCTCACCAAACCCATCCAGCTGAAATTAGAAAGCAAATTTGTACAGAGATGCAGTATTTTCAGCATTGCAGGAGCTCTGCCTTAGCTGGGAAACAAAAGGGAGAGAAGGTGCCTCCTCAAGAGCTCTGGCAGAAAGGAGGAAGTTaaatgctctttctttttctgttgctcaGGCACCATACACAGAAGGAACAATCTTTATCACCGATTTGCTGGACATTTTGTCAATAGTTTGTATATCTGCTCAATAATGGTTATTAATGTGGAAAATATGATTCTGATCATACTACCTGAGGCTATTAACACAGGTGGAGCAAAAGAAATATGCCAAATGGAGTCATGTAGGAATGCAACAACATCAGTAACAGCTGGTCTGCTAAATCTAGAACCCAGCAGAAACTGGAAATGTCAGATGCTAGGTGCTATGTATCAGCTAACTGGGGGAGCAGCTTTAGTATAAAGCAGGGGTTTCTGGATCCTGCTGATTCTGGAATTAAACAGAAGCTCTTAAAAAGCGGCTCCTACAAAGGTAGCCCCGACATTCATGCCTCTTAGGTAGCAGTCCCAGTTCTCCAGGCATTTATAAACTGTAATCTCGGCAGGATCCAGCAGCCACAGCATTCCCTAGTTTGCACCTCAAATGTGTCATCCAcacctgttcttcctcctttgctcG is a window encoding:
- the EXTL2 gene encoding exostosin-like 2; this translates as MRYLHFCKLPGRVMGIRLLHFTSVVIIVLLLVAGALTALLPNIKDDKMPNLRREPKTQSQSALDSFTLIMQTYNRTDLLLKLLNHYQAIPHLHKVIVVWNNVGEKIPEEMWNSLGPHPVPVVFKVQTVNRMRNRLQNFPELETKAVLMMDDDTLVSAHDLAFAFSVWQQFPEHIVGFVPRKHISTPSGVYSYGSFELQNPGFGNGDQYSMVLIGAAFFHSGYLEDFQRQPEAVYALIDETQNCDDIAMNFLVAKHTGKPSGVFVKPVDIRNLEKDTNSGYSGMWHRAEHLLQRSYCVNKLVNIYDGMPLKYSNIMIAQFGFPNYANHKNKM